One Lytechinus variegatus isolate NC3 chromosome 11, Lvar_3.0, whole genome shotgun sequence DNA segment encodes these proteins:
- the LOC121423784 gene encoding ATP synthase mitochondrial F1 complex assembly factor 1-like: MAASMRVMIQCNINKFLLAPASWRPLARTLNVSYAHSGKQNEDSSIENNPFYEKYADKIKKLQRSNPEEYQTRLHVMKEGEKKMKDVNNQNQAPTLSDQPRPKLLSGNSGEDKGLDSIVKIDLLRKHSAEEITEIWRDFHREKDFICAVIPKDTYAKILQKAKEFPMFLYPLPRDEGYEFFFAQFHNNSFYFTSVINYQAYQENAPALLTITHYPELQEEKGIVLMRGELDTKFLTVQQAQFFANQVQLYFASDDADRMRLLRDFNKRPADFKHMDLIDQLSKSTVNLS; encoded by the exons ATGGCAGCCTCCATGCGAGTCATGATACAGTGCAATATCAACAAGTTTTTGCTTGCTCCTGCTTCATGGAGACCACTTGCAAGGACACTGAACGTTTCGTATGCACACAGCGGCAAGCAAAATGAAGATTCATCAATTGAAAATAATCCTTTCTATGAAAAATATGCAGACAAGATAAAGAAATTACAAAG GTCCAACCCTGAAGAATACCAAACCCGTCTACATGTGAtgaaagagggggaaaagaaaatgaaagatgtTAATAATCAGAATCAAGCGCCAACT TTATCAGACCAACCAAGGCCCAAATTACTGTCTGGAAACAGTGGAGAAGATAAG GGACTGGACTCCATTGTGAAGATCGATCTCCTTAGAAAGCATTCTGCAGAAGAAATAACAGAG ATATGGAGAGACTTTCACAGAGAAAAGGATTTTATTTGTGCAGTTATACCC AAAGACACTTATGCTAAGATTCTCCAGAAGGCGAAAGAGTTCCCTATG TTCTTATATCCGCTACCTAGGGATGAGGGCTATGAGTTCTTCTTTGCTCAGTTCCACAACAACAGCTTCTATTTCACATCAGTAATTAATTATCAG gcATACCAAGAAAATGCTCCTGCTCTGTTAACCATTACCCATTATCCTGAGCTTCAAGAAGAAAAAG GAATTGTTCTAATGAGGGGAGAGTTGGACACAAAATTCTTG ACCGTTCAACAAGCCCAGTTCTTTGCCAACCAAGTCCAGCTCTATTTTGCTTCAGACGATGCTGACAGAATGCGGTTGCTCAGAGATTTTAACAAGAGACCTGCAGATTTCAAGCACATGGACCTGATAGATCAGCTTTCGAAATCTACCGTCAACCTGAGCTAA